A region of Magnetospirillum sp. WYHS-4 DNA encodes the following proteins:
- a CDS encoding ABC transporter permease has translation MTFSWRRVWAVMLRHLYVLRSSWPRLLELAYWPVVQMVLWGFITTFFVQHSSWVAQATGVLISAVLLWDVLFRANLGVSLTFMEEMWARNLAQLFVSPLRPSEMVAALAAMSLLRTIISILPASLLALPLFDVWVFALGPPLLAFFAHLMVMGWAIGLMVSALVLRFGLGAESLAWVAIFAIAPLSGIYYPVASLPQWLQPYAWALPSTYVFEGMRAVLFDQVFRWDLFWGATGLNLVYLAATGAGFLYIVHVARRRGLLLHQGE, from the coding sequence ATGACCTTTTCCTGGCGGCGGGTCTGGGCGGTGATGCTGCGGCATCTTTACGTGCTGCGGTCCTCGTGGCCGCGGCTGCTGGAACTGGCCTACTGGCCGGTGGTGCAGATGGTTCTCTGGGGCTTCATCACCACCTTCTTCGTCCAGCATTCCTCGTGGGTGGCGCAGGCGACCGGCGTGCTGATAAGCGCCGTGCTGCTGTGGGACGTGCTGTTCCGCGCCAACCTCGGGGTGTCGCTCACCTTCATGGAGGAGATGTGGGCCCGCAACCTGGCCCAGCTCTTCGTCAGCCCCCTCAGGCCTTCCGAGATGGTGGCGGCCCTGGCGGCCATGAGCCTTTTGCGCACGATAATCAGCATCCTGCCCGCCTCGCTGCTGGCCTTGCCGCTGTTCGACGTCTGGGTCTTCGCCCTGGGGCCGCCCTTGCTTGCCTTCTTCGCCCACCTGATGGTCATGGGCTGGGCCATCGGGCTGATGGTGTCCGCCCTGGTGCTGCGCTTCGGTCTGGGGGCGGAAAGTCTGGCCTGGGTGGCGATCTTCGCCATCGCGCCCCTGAGCGGCATCTACTATCCGGTCGCCAGCCTGCCCCAATGGCTGCAACCCTACGCCTGGGCGCTGCCGTCCACCTACGTCTTCGAGGGCATGCGCGCCGTGCTGTTCGACCAGGTCTTCCGCTGGGACCTGTTCTGGGGCGCGACGGGTTTGAATCTGGTCTACCTGGCCGCCACCGGAGCCGGCTTCCTTTACATCGTGCACGTCGCCAGGCGCCGCGGGCTATTGCTGCACCAGGGGGAATAG
- a CDS encoding LPXTG cell wall anchor domain-containing protein produces MPTDWILGLAALAALGIGAWIAYRRRRAARKRPSNPGDIYPVW; encoded by the coding sequence ATGCCCACTGACTGGATTCTGGGACTGGCCGCCTTGGCAGCGCTCGGCATCGGCGCCTGGATCGCCTACCGTCGCCGTCGGGCCGCCCGCAAGCGGCCGTCCAATCCGGGCGATATCTATCCGGTTTGGTAG
- the acnA gene encoding aconitate hydratase AcnA, producing MSLFGQDTLKTRRSLNVGGKTYEYFSLEAAAKGGLEGIDRLPFSLKVLLENMLRFEDGRTVGVDDVRAVAGWIDNKGKAEREIAYRPARVLMQDFTGVPAVVDLAAMRDAMVAAKGDPRKINPLSPVDLVIDHSVMIDHFGSPEAQGLNEKMEFERNRERYEFLRWGQKAFDNFRVVPPGTGICHQVNVEYLAQVVWTNGDLAYPDTLVGTDSHTTMVNGLAVLGWGVGGIEAEAAMLGQPLSMLIPEVVGMKLVGKPREGITATDIVLTVTQMLRARKVVGKFVEFFGPALDALSLTDRATIANMAPEYGATCGFFPIDAETVRYLRLTGRDEARVALVEAYAKAQGMWRDASTPDPVFTDTIELDLATVEPSLAGPKRPQDRIALSKVAGEFPAALKSIADADAPRAAKVEGADYSLRDGDVVIAAITSCTNTSNPSVLIAAGLLARNAAAKGLRRKPWVKSSLAPGSQVVADYLKAAGLQEHLDSLGFNIAGFGCTTCIGNSGPIAEPLVKAIEGGKLVAAAVLSGNRNFEGRIHANVKANYLASPPLVVAYALAGTVTRDLTTEPLGMGKDGQPVYLKDVWPTDREIRDTMARVVTREMFLARYADVFKGPAAWQAVKTVEGMTYAWDGKSTYIQNPPYFAGGMAAQKGDIVGARPLAILGDSVTTDHISPAGSIKAKSPGGAYLTANGVAAADFNSYGARRGNHEVMMRGTFANIRIRNEMAPGTEGGVTRFQPSGEEMFIYDAAMKYIAAGTPLVVVAGKEYGTGSSRDWAAKGTRLLGVKAVIVETYERIHRSNLVGMGVLPLQFKDGMDRKTLKLDGTETFDILGVDSLKPRQDVAVRIRRADGSAQEIQVLCRIDTLDEIEYYRTGGILQYVLGNLAAS from the coding sequence GTGTCCCTGTTCGGCCAAGACACCCTGAAGACCCGCCGGTCCCTGAACGTGGGCGGCAAGACCTACGAATACTTCAGCCTCGAGGCGGCCGCCAAGGGGGGGCTCGAGGGGATCGACAGGCTGCCGTTCTCGCTGAAGGTGCTGCTGGAAAACATGCTGCGCTTCGAGGACGGGCGCACGGTCGGCGTGGACGACGTCAGGGCGGTGGCCGGCTGGATCGACAACAAGGGCAAGGCCGAACGGGAAATCGCCTATCGCCCGGCCCGTGTGCTGATGCAGGATTTCACCGGCGTGCCGGCGGTGGTCGATCTGGCGGCCATGCGCGACGCCATGGTGGCGGCCAAGGGCGATCCCAGGAAGATCAACCCTCTGTCGCCGGTGGACTTGGTCATCGACCACTCGGTGATGATCGACCATTTCGGCAGCCCCGAGGCGCAAGGCCTGAACGAGAAGATGGAATTCGAGCGCAACCGGGAGCGCTATGAATTCCTCCGCTGGGGCCAGAAGGCTTTCGACAATTTCCGGGTCGTGCCGCCGGGCACCGGCATCTGCCATCAGGTCAACGTGGAATACCTGGCGCAGGTGGTCTGGACCAACGGCGACCTGGCCTATCCCGATACCCTGGTCGGCACCGACAGCCATACCACCATGGTCAACGGCCTGGCGGTGCTGGGCTGGGGCGTGGGCGGCATCGAGGCGGAAGCCGCCATGCTGGGCCAGCCGCTGTCCATGCTGATCCCCGAAGTGGTCGGCATGAAGCTGGTGGGCAAGCCCAGGGAAGGCATCACCGCCACCGATATCGTGCTGACCGTGACCCAAATGCTGCGGGCCAGGAAGGTGGTCGGCAAGTTCGTCGAATTCTTCGGTCCGGCGCTCGATGCGTTGTCGCTCACCGACCGCGCCACCATCGCCAACATGGCGCCCGAATACGGCGCCACCTGCGGCTTCTTCCCCATCGACGCGGAAACCGTCCGCTACTTGCGGCTCACGGGGCGCGACGAGGCCCGCGTCGCCCTGGTCGAGGCTTACGCCAAGGCGCAGGGGATGTGGCGCGACGCCTCCACTCCCGATCCGGTCTTCACCGATACCATCGAGTTGGACCTGGCCACCGTCGAACCCAGCCTGGCCGGGCCCAAGCGTCCCCAGGACCGCATCGCGCTGTCCAAGGTGGCGGGCGAATTCCCGGCGGCGCTCAAGTCCATCGCCGACGCCGACGCGCCCCGCGCCGCCAAGGTGGAAGGCGCCGACTACTCCTTGCGCGACGGCGACGTGGTGATCGCCGCCATCACGTCTTGCACCAACACCTCCAATCCCAGCGTGCTGATCGCCGCCGGCCTTCTGGCCCGCAACGCCGCCGCCAAAGGCTTGCGCCGCAAGCCCTGGGTGAAGTCGTCCCTGGCGCCGGGGTCCCAGGTGGTCGCCGACTACCTGAAGGCCGCCGGCCTGCAGGAACACCTGGACAGCCTGGGCTTCAACATCGCCGGCTTCGGCTGCACCACCTGCATCGGCAACTCGGGCCCCATCGCCGAGCCCCTGGTCAAGGCCATCGAGGGCGGCAAGCTGGTGGCTGCCGCCGTGCTGTCGGGCAACCGCAACTTCGAAGGCCGCATCCACGCCAACGTGAAGGCCAACTACCTGGCCTCGCCGCCGTTGGTGGTGGCCTACGCCCTGGCCGGCACCGTGACCCGCGACCTGACGACCGAGCCGCTGGGCATGGGCAAGGACGGCCAGCCGGTCTACCTGAAGGACGTCTGGCCCACCGACCGGGAAATCCGCGACACCATGGCCCGCGTGGTGACCCGCGAGATGTTCCTCGCCCGCTATGCCGACGTGTTCAAGGGCCCGGCGGCCTGGCAGGCGGTGAAGACCGTCGAGGGCATGACCTACGCCTGGGACGGCAAGTCCACCTACATCCAGAATCCGCCCTACTTCGCGGGCGGCATGGCGGCCCAGAAGGGCGACATCGTCGGTGCCCGGCCCTTGGCCATCCTGGGGGATTCGGTGACCACGGACCACATCTCGCCGGCCGGTTCCATCAAGGCCAAGAGCCCGGGCGGCGCGTACCTGACCGCCAACGGCGTGGCGGCGGCGGACTTCAATTCCTATGGCGCCAGGCGCGGCAACCACGAAGTCATGATGCGCGGCACCTTCGCCAACATCCGCATCAGGAACGAGATGGCGCCCGGCACCGAAGGGGGCGTGACCCGCTTCCAGCCTTCCGGCGAGGAGATGTTCATCTACGACGCCGCCATGAAGTACATCGCCGCCGGCACGCCGCTGGTGGTGGTGGCGGGCAAGGAGTACGGCACCGGCTCGTCGCGCGACTGGGCGGCCAAGGGCACCCGGCTGCTGGGGGTGAAGGCGGTGATCGTCGAGACCTACGAACGCATCCACCGCTCCAACCTGGTCGGCATGGGCGTGCTGCCGCTCCAGTTCAAGGACGGCATGGACCGCAAGACGTTGAAGCTGGACGGCACGGAAACCTTCGACATCCTGGGCGTCGATTCCCTGAAGCCCCGCCAGGACGTCGCGGTGCGCATCCGCCGGGCCGATGGCTCGGCGCAGGAAATCCAGGTGCTCTGCCGCATCGATACCCTGGACGAGATCGAATACTACCGCACCGGCGGCATCCTGCAGTACGTGCTGGGCAACCTGGCGGCGTCCTGA
- a CDS encoding putative toxin-antitoxin system toxin component, PIN family gives MQHRPRLVIDTNVWIGLIVWPSPRLAAVLDLAVREFEMIASEATFRELSETLTGTRFGEFLSLRERQLSLEMIAKHLTFLSVTATVTDCRDPRDNKFLDLAVDRRAQAIVTGDGDLLALHPWRGIAILPPRQFVDACSQGQPEAPP, from the coding sequence ATGCAGCACCGGCCGCGCCTTGTCATCGATACTAACGTCTGGATAGGCCTGATCGTCTGGCCATCGCCGCGGCTGGCGGCGGTTCTGGACTTGGCAGTTCGAGAGTTCGAAATGATCGCCTCCGAAGCGACCTTCAGGGAACTTTCCGAAACCCTGACCGGGACCAGGTTTGGGGAATTCCTCTCCTTGCGCGAACGCCAACTCTCCTTGGAGATGATAGCCAAGCATCTGACCTTTCTGTCGGTGACCGCGACCGTGACCGACTGCCGCGACCCGCGCGACAACAAGTTCCTCGACCTCGCAGTGGATAGAAGGGCCCAGGCGATCGTCACCGGAGACGGGGATCTTCTCGCCTTGCATCCTTGGCGAGGCATCGCCATCCTGCCCCCCCGGCAGTTTGTCGATGCCTGCAGCCAGGGGCAACCGGAAGCGCCGCCATGA
- a CDS encoding tetratricopeptide repeat protein, with protein sequence MTTSDQALTAAGIEYHRAGRLREAEAVYRRVLGASPRHPDAQHLLGVALLQQGRTEEALQHLRTAVLLDGGNALYHANLAEGLRRAGKPGEAEASARRALALDGRNVGALNCLGAACQAQGKLDEAAGHYRKALKLDPNGVEILNNLGGLLRQTGRAGEAEKVLGKALKLAPGQPDIRFNLALAQLILGKGRESEEHLRAVLAVRPDHAEAWNALGNALLRRSVWAEAIPALVRAAELAPGNAAFHQALGVAYQEAGKTDEAAAAYEKALAAKDGDLTVLPAVTLALGRIAKTQGDVDRACRLFAALAGTDRNDAARLHRATALPAILQSETEIDAVRARLDADLDALLDTRLKIDDPFADALGPLFYLAYHGRDDRPFQEKLARLYRQACPSLSYTARKMGGGGGKRLKVGFVSRHFHSHTIGKLYRGFVAELPRDRFEVTTFLFARPDDPVRAFIRERSDRTVALPETLADARRVLEAERLDVLFYTDIGMDPFTYFLAFARLAPVQCTTWGHPVTTGLDTMDYFLSSPAIDPAGNEAHFTETLVRLRDFTTYYYRPEPETWPDRAALGLPEDERLYACLQTLFKFHPSFDSVMGDILRADSKGRILLIESSPVWRAMLEGRFARTLPDVRDRIVFLRRMPIRDFMGVAASADVLLDTPHFCGGNSTLETVWAGAPAVTLPSAFTRGRLSSAIYEQMRVGDLVARDEADYVAKVVGLGVDPDRNRAMRARILERRDALFENRRIVEDLAAFMEGAAGKA encoded by the coding sequence ATGACCACATCCGATCAGGCTCTGACGGCGGCCGGGATCGAATACCACCGCGCCGGTCGCCTGCGCGAGGCCGAGGCCGTCTATCGCCGGGTCCTCGGGGCCTCCCCCCGCCATCCCGACGCCCAGCATCTGCTGGGCGTCGCCCTGTTGCAGCAGGGCCGGACCGAGGAGGCCCTGCAGCACCTGCGAACCGCCGTCCTCCTGGACGGCGGCAACGCCCTTTATCATGCCAACCTGGCGGAAGGTCTGCGGCGGGCCGGGAAACCCGGGGAAGCCGAGGCCAGTGCCCGCCGGGCCCTGGCCCTGGACGGGCGCAACGTCGGCGCCCTCAACTGCCTGGGTGCCGCCTGTCAGGCGCAAGGCAAGTTGGACGAGGCCGCCGGCCATTACCGCAAGGCCCTGAAGCTTGACCCGAACGGGGTGGAAATCCTCAACAACCTGGGCGGCCTTTTGCGTCAGACCGGCCGGGCGGGGGAGGCGGAAAAGGTCCTGGGCAAGGCGCTCAAGCTGGCCCCCGGCCAGCCGGACATCCGCTTCAACCTGGCCCTGGCCCAACTCATCCTGGGCAAGGGGCGGGAATCCGAGGAGCACCTCAGGGCCGTGCTCGCCGTCCGGCCCGACCATGCCGAAGCCTGGAATGCCTTAGGGAACGCCCTTTTGCGCCGTAGCGTCTGGGCGGAGGCCATTCCCGCCCTCGTCAGGGCGGCCGAACTGGCGCCCGGCAACGCCGCCTTCCATCAGGCCCTGGGCGTCGCCTATCAGGAGGCCGGCAAGACGGACGAAGCCGCCGCCGCCTATGAAAAGGCCCTGGCCGCCAAGGATGGCGACCTCACGGTCCTGCCCGCCGTCACCCTGGCCTTGGGCCGCATTGCCAAGACCCAGGGCGACGTGGACCGGGCTTGCCGGCTCTTTGCCGCCCTGGCCGGTACGGACCGGAACGATGCGGCTCGCCTGCACCGGGCCACCGCCCTGCCTGCCATCCTGCAATCGGAAACGGAAATCGATGCGGTCCGCGCCCGGCTGGATGCCGACCTCGATGCCCTGCTGGACACCCGGCTGAAGATCGACGATCCCTTCGCCGATGCCCTGGGGCCGCTGTTCTACCTGGCCTACCACGGCCGCGACGACCGGCCCTTCCAGGAAAAGCTGGCCCGTCTCTACCGCCAGGCCTGCCCGTCCTTGTCCTACACTGCCCGCAAAATGGGGGGCGGCGGGGGCAAGCGCCTGAAAGTGGGCTTCGTTTCCCGCCATTTCCATAGCCATACCATCGGCAAGCTTTATCGCGGCTTCGTCGCCGAGTTGCCGCGCGACCGTTTCGAAGTGACGACCTTCCTGTTCGCCCGCCCGGACGATCCGGTACGGGCCTTCATCCGCGAGCGGTCCGACCGGACGGTGGCGCTGCCCGAGACCCTGGCGGACGCCCGCCGGGTCCTTGAAGCGGAACGCCTGGACGTGCTGTTCTATACCGACATCGGCATGGACCCCTTCACCTACTTCCTGGCCTTTGCCCGGCTGGCGCCGGTGCAGTGCACCACATGGGGGCACCCGGTGACGACGGGACTGGACACCATGGATTACTTCCTTTCCAGTCCGGCCATCGACCCTGCCGGTAATGAGGCTCATTTCACGGAAACCTTGGTGAGGCTGCGCGATTTCACCACCTATTATTACCGACCGGAGCCGGAGACATGGCCCGACCGTGCCGCCTTGGGCCTTCCGGAAGACGAACGCCTCTATGCCTGCCTGCAGACATTGTTCAAATTTCATCCGTCCTTCGACAGCGTCATGGGGGACATCCTGCGGGCGGACTCCAAAGGCCGAATATTGCTGATCGAATCCTCGCCCGTCTGGCGAGCGATGCTGGAAGGCCGGTTCGCGCGGACCTTGCCCGATGTCCGGGATCGCATCGTCTTCCTGCGCCGGATGCCAATCCGCGACTTCATGGGGGTGGCGGCCTCGGCCGACGTTTTATTGGACACGCCTCATTTCTGCGGCGGCAATTCGACCCTGGAAACGGTTTGGGCCGGCGCGCCCGCGGTTACTCTCCCCAGTGCCTTCACCCGAGGGCGCCTGTCGTCCGCCATTTACGAGCAGATGAGGGTTGGCGACCTCGTCGCCCGAGACGAAGCGGATTATGTGGCGAAGGTGGTGGGACTCGGTGTCGATCCCGACCGCAACCGGGCGATGCGCGCCCGAATCCTCGAACGACGCGACGCCCTGTTCGAGAACCGCCGCATCGTCGAAGACCTGGCCGCCTTCATGGAAGGGGCGGCGGGGAAGGCCTGA
- a CDS encoding SGNH/GDSL hydrolase family protein — MRAFDLPKFRKGHTLPPQFRAVTLADGTLTYVNSLNSDIPLTYDGDPRGYFGPDMTVRHHTNGSGFRGPSFAQTKREGVRRVVIVGDSFTFGQGVKDNDVFAVRLERRLNEGKGDPSWEVVNLGVGGYNTRQEIALLRNVGLPLAPDAVILGYNVNDAEPPIFEFDVAKRKMTRRKDAPVSNRDEPRPPDAFPYNLRVAQVLWRIASIRRTQARTLEYYASLYREDAEGWKDTQTSLAEFGELCRDGRFTCLAVIFPLLTDLDERYPFGHIHARVGGILSGAGIPVIDLLPLMSGRAPSDLWVHPTDQHPNEAVHALVAEELFQRLASERDREIRPSPPPLP, encoded by the coding sequence TTGCGCGCCTTCGACCTCCCGAAGTTCCGCAAGGGCCACACCCTGCCGCCCCAATTCCGGGCCGTTACCCTGGCTGACGGTACCTTGACCTATGTGAACAGCCTGAACAGCGACATCCCCCTTACCTATGACGGCGACCCCCGTGGGTACTTCGGACCCGATATGACCGTCCGACATCACACCAACGGGTCCGGTTTCCGTGGTCCATCGTTTGCCCAGACCAAAAGAGAAGGTGTCCGTCGCGTCGTTATCGTTGGAGACTCCTTCACCTTCGGACAAGGCGTCAAGGACAACGACGTATTCGCCGTTCGCCTGGAACGCCGACTAAACGAAGGAAAGGGAGATCCCTCGTGGGAGGTCGTCAACCTCGGGGTAGGCGGTTACAACACCCGCCAGGAAATCGCATTGCTACGCAACGTCGGGCTCCCCTTGGCTCCCGATGCGGTGATTCTGGGCTATAACGTCAACGATGCCGAGCCGCCGATCTTCGAGTTCGACGTTGCCAAGCGGAAAATGACCCGCCGGAAAGACGCCCCCGTCAGCAATCGCGACGAGCCAAGGCCGCCGGACGCTTTTCCCTACAATCTGCGGGTTGCCCAGGTTCTGTGGAGGATCGCCAGCATCCGGCGTACCCAGGCCAGGACCCTGGAGTATTACGCATCGCTCTATCGCGAGGATGCGGAGGGCTGGAAGGATACCCAGACCAGCCTTGCGGAATTCGGCGAACTTTGCCGGGACGGCAGGTTCACGTGCCTCGCCGTGATCTTTCCCTTGCTGACCGATCTTGACGAACGTTATCCGTTTGGTCACATCCACGCACGGGTTGGCGGCATCCTGTCCGGTGCCGGAATACCCGTAATCGACCTTCTTCCCTTGATGTCCGGCCGGGCCCCTTCCGATCTCTGGGTCCATCCAACCGACCAGCACCCCAACGAAGCGGTCCATGCCCTGGTTGCGGAGGAACTTTTCCAACGCCTTGCCTCGGAACGCGATAGGGAAATCAGGCCTTCCCCGCCGCCCCTTCCATGA
- a CDS encoding tail fiber protein, giving the protein MTEFPTDAQLLQFSAFVRQLAGAAPASAVDILAGSITPDRASQVVDTECHLPADELTHVDPANLPDGSFLFLSPADAGRVVTVKNAAGGTGQILLASGADLVLDSPAKWLWLVRDGTAWREKMNGPPTGYAGNPQLAALAALASAANTLPYFTGPGTAALADFTAFARGLLDDADATAARATLGLGTAATLNAGTAPGNLVQLDGSGALPAVSAANLTNLPPSYMTNPQLAAIAGLVSAANLLPYFTGSGTAALAEITAFARTLLDDIDAAAARATLGLGTAATLNAGAAPGNLVQLDGSGALPGVSAANLTNVPGNYTANPQLAALAALASAADKLPYFTGSGTASLADITAFARMLLDDADAAAARATLELGTASTLNAGTAAGNLVQLDGSGALPAVSGANLTNLPNAGLPAGAVMPFAGASAPGGWLACDGTAVSRSTYASLYAVVGTTYGAGDGSTTFNLPDLRGRTVIGVGQGSGLSNRTLAQQVGAETHTLTVNEMPNHRHSGGCGPAPSGAAGGGDPDEQEANTGYSGGDQPHNNMQPSMALNYIIKT; this is encoded by the coding sequence ATGACCGAATTTCCTACGGATGCCCAGCTTCTCCAGTTTTCCGCCTTCGTCCGCCAACTGGCCGGCGCGGCGCCGGCTTCGGCCGTCGACATCCTGGCCGGGAGCATTACGCCCGACCGGGCTTCCCAGGTCGTCGACACCGAATGCCATCTGCCGGCGGACGAACTCACCCATGTCGATCCCGCCAACCTGCCGGACGGCTCCTTCCTGTTCCTGTCTCCGGCGGATGCCGGGCGCGTCGTCACCGTGAAGAACGCGGCGGGCGGCACCGGGCAGATCCTGCTTGCAAGCGGCGCCGACCTGGTTCTCGATTCGCCCGCCAAGTGGCTGTGGCTGGTGCGCGACGGGACGGCTTGGCGGGAAAAGATGAACGGTCCGCCCACCGGCTATGCCGGCAATCCGCAACTGGCGGCCTTGGCCGCCCTGGCGAGCGCCGCCAACACCCTGCCCTACTTCACCGGACCGGGAACAGCGGCCTTGGCCGACTTCACCGCCTTCGCCCGCGGCCTGCTGGACGACGCCGACGCGACGGCGGCCCGCGCCACCCTGGGCCTGGGGACGGCCGCGACCCTGAACGCCGGCACGGCGCCCGGCAACCTGGTGCAACTGGACGGCAGCGGCGCCCTGCCCGCGGTATCGGCGGCCAATCTCACCAACCTGCCGCCGTCCTACATGACCAATCCGCAACTCGCGGCCATCGCCGGCCTGGTCAGCGCGGCGAACCTGCTGCCCTATTTCACCGGCAGCGGTACGGCGGCGCTGGCCGAAATCACCGCCTTCGCCCGAACCCTGCTGGACGACATCGACGCGGCGGCGGCGCGGGCGACGCTGGGCCTGGGGACGGCGGCCACCCTGAACGCCGGCGCGGCCCCCGGCAACCTGGTGCAACTGGACGGCAGCGGAGCCTTGCCCGGAGTCTCCGCCGCCAACCTCACCAACGTTCCCGGCAACTACACTGCCAACCCGCAACTGGCGGCGCTGGCCGCCTTGGCCAGCGCCGCCGACAAGCTGCCGTACTTCACCGGTTCCGGAACGGCTTCCCTGGCCGATATCACGGCCTTCGCCCGGATGCTGCTGGACGACGCCGACGCGGCGGCGGCCCGTGCCACCTTGGAACTGGGCACGGCATCCACGCTGAACGCGGGCACGGCGGCGGGCAATCTGGTGCAACTGGACGGCAGCGGCGCGCTGCCCGCCGTGTCGGGGGCCAATCTGACCAACCTGCCGAACGCCGGCCTGCCGGCCGGGGCGGTAATGCCCTTCGCCGGCGCCTCCGCCCCCGGCGGCTGGCTGGCCTGCGACGGCACGGCGGTTTCGCGCAGCACCTACGCCTCTCTCTACGCAGTGGTCGGGACGACCTACGGCGCGGGCGACGGCTCCACCACCTTCAACCTGCCCGACCTGCGCGGCCGGACCGTCATCGGCGTAGGGCAGGGTAGCGGCTTGTCCAATCGCACGCTGGCCCAGCAGGTGGGTGCCGAGACGCATACCCTGACCGTAAACGAAATGCCGAATCATAGACATAGTGGAGGCTGTGGCCCTGCACCTTCCGGCGCTGCGGGTGGGGGTGATCCCGACGAACAGGAAGCCAACACTGGTTATAGCGGCGGCGATCAGCCCCACAACAACATGCAACCCAGCATGGCCCTGAATTACATCATCAAGACCTGA
- a CDS encoding Uma2 family endonuclease encodes MAQAVLKQPLHMTVEEFLAWDDGTDTRHELVGGEVFAMAPSSAIHTRLVANLARDLGGRLRPPFGVNVEAGIMPSAKSDAYYQADLAVSCIPLGPSDKHVPDPKVIVEVLSPSTANYDRGTKLPDYRTIPSVQEIVLISSTAMKAELWHRADDGWTVNDIEGMDAVLRLSSIEVELPLAAIYESIAFEAE; translated from the coding sequence ATGGCACAAGCGGTACTGAAGCAGCCACTACATATGACGGTGGAAGAGTTCCTGGCCTGGGACGACGGCACCGATACCCGCCACGAACTGGTGGGCGGCGAGGTCTTCGCCATGGCTCCGTCTTCCGCCATCCACACGAGGCTTGTAGCCAACCTTGCTCGTGATCTGGGGGGACGCCTCAGGCCCCCTTTCGGAGTCAATGTCGAGGCCGGTATCATGCCTTCCGCGAAATCGGATGCATATTATCAGGCTGACTTGGCGGTGAGTTGCATCCCCCTGGGGCCATCCGACAAACACGTTCCAGACCCGAAAGTGATCGTCGAGGTCCTTTCGCCAAGCACAGCGAACTACGATCGCGGCACCAAGCTCCCCGACTACCGCACGATCCCCTCAGTTCAGGAAATTGTTCTGATTTCCTCGACGGCGATGAAAGCGGAGCTTTGGCACCGAGCCGACGATGGTTGGACGGTAAACGACATCGAGGGCATGGATGCCGTACTGCGGCTCTCCTCTATCGAAGTCGAGCTACCACTGGCGGCGATTTATGAAAGCATCGCATTCGAAGCCGAATGA
- a CDS encoding helix-turn-helix domain-containing protein, with the protein MKRKKRRMTVAEDGPRPIDVYVGNRVRLRRTLLGLSQEALGKAVGLTFQQIQKYERGANRIGASRLYEFARILDVPISYFFEEMPDEIRKADPDIRGIKVETEDDSLSERETLELVRAYYRIHSAEKRQALFEVIKTLAEVQ; encoded by the coding sequence ATGAAACGCAAGAAGCGCCGTATGACGGTGGCCGAGGACGGCCCGCGTCCGATTGACGTCTACGTCGGCAACCGTGTCCGTCTCCGCCGTACGCTCCTTGGCCTCAGCCAGGAGGCGCTGGGCAAGGCGGTCGGCCTGACCTTCCAGCAGATCCAGAAGTACGAACGCGGCGCAAACCGCATCGGCGCTTCGCGCCTCTACGAATTCGCCCGTATCCTGGATGTGCCCATCTCCTACTTCTTCGAGGAGATGCCCGACGAAATCCGCAAGGCCGACCCGGATATCCGCGGCATCAAGGTCGAAACCGAGGACGACAGCCTGTCGGAGCGCGAGACCCTGGAACTGGTGCGGGCCTACTACCGCATCCATTCCGCGGAAAAGCGCCAGGCGTTGTTCGAGGTCATCAAGACCCTGGCCGAAGTCCAGTAG